The following are from one region of the Myotis daubentonii chromosome 2, mMyoDau2.1, whole genome shotgun sequence genome:
- the RNF41 gene encoding E3 ubiquitin-protein ligase NRDP1 isoform X2, whose translation MRNMLSKLQIACDNAVFGCSAVVRLDNLMSHLSDCEHNPKRPVTCEQGCGLEMPKDELPNHNCVKHLRSVVQQQQTRIAELEKSSAEHKHQLSEQKRDIQLLKAYMRAIRSVNPNLQNLEETIEYNEILEWVNSLQPARVTRWGGMISTPDAVLQAVIKRSLVESGCPASIVNELIENAHERSWPQGLATLETRQMNRRYYENYVAKRIPGKQAVVVMACENQHMGDDMVQEPGLVMIFAHGVEEI comes from the exons ATGCGGAACATGTTGTCAAAGCTGCAGATTGCCTGCGACAACGCTGTATTTGGCTGTAGTGCTGTTGTTCGGCTTGATAACCTCATGTCTCACCTCAGTGACTGTGAGCACAACCCAAAACGGCCTGTGACCTGTGAACAGGGCTGCGG CCTGGAGATGCCCAAAGATGAGCTGCCAAACCACAACTGCGTTAAACACCTGCGCTCAGTGGTACAGCAGCAGCAGACACGCATCGCAGAGCTGGAGAAGTCCTCGGCTGAACACAAACACCAGCTGTCGGAGCAG AAGCGAGACATCCAGCTGCTGAAGGCATACATGCGTGCAATCCGCAGTGTCAACCCCAACCTTCAGAACCTGGAGGAGACAATTGAATACAATGAGATCCTAGA GTGGGTGAACTCCCTGCAGCCAGCAAGAGTGACCCGCTGGGGAGGGATGATCTCCACACCAGATGCTGTCCTCCAGGCTGTAATCAAGCGCTCCCTGGTGGAGAGTGGCTGTCCTGCCTCTATTGTCAACGAGCTGATAGAAAATGCCCATGAGCGAAGCTGGCCCCAGGGTCTGGCCACACTAGAGACAAGACAGATGAACCGGCGGTACTATGAGAACTATGTGGCCAAACGCATCCCTGGCAAGCAGGCTGTTGTCGTGATGGCCTGTGAGAACCAGCACATGGGCGATGACATGGTGCAGGAGCCGGGGCTCGTCATGATATTTGCCCATGGCGTTGAAGAGATTTAG
- the RNF41 gene encoding E3 ubiquitin-protein ligase NRDP1 isoform X1 yields the protein MGYDVTRFQGDVDEDLICPICSGVLEEPVQAPHCEHAFCNACITQWFSQQQTCPVDRSVVTVAHLRPVPRIMRNMLSKLQIACDNAVFGCSAVVRLDNLMSHLSDCEHNPKRPVTCEQGCGLEMPKDELPNHNCVKHLRSVVQQQQTRIAELEKSSAEHKHQLSEQKRDIQLLKAYMRAIRSVNPNLQNLEETIEYNEILEWVNSLQPARVTRWGGMISTPDAVLQAVIKRSLVESGCPASIVNELIENAHERSWPQGLATLETRQMNRRYYENYVAKRIPGKQAVVVMACENQHMGDDMVQEPGLVMIFAHGVEEI from the exons GCACCTCATTGCGAGCATGCTTTCTGCAATGCCTGCATCACCCAGTGGTTCTCTCAGCAGCAGACGTGTCCGGTGGACCGCAGCGTAGTGACGGTTGCCCACCTGCGCCCAGTACCTCGGATCATGCGGAACATGTTGTCAAAGCTGCAGATTGCCTGCGACAACGCTGTATTTGGCTGTAGTGCTGTTGTTCGGCTTGATAACCTCATGTCTCACCTCAGTGACTGTGAGCACAACCCAAAACGGCCTGTGACCTGTGAACAGGGCTGCGG CCTGGAGATGCCCAAAGATGAGCTGCCAAACCACAACTGCGTTAAACACCTGCGCTCAGTGGTACAGCAGCAGCAGACACGCATCGCAGAGCTGGAGAAGTCCTCGGCTGAACACAAACACCAGCTGTCGGAGCAG AAGCGAGACATCCAGCTGCTGAAGGCATACATGCGTGCAATCCGCAGTGTCAACCCCAACCTTCAGAACCTGGAGGAGACAATTGAATACAATGAGATCCTAGA GTGGGTGAACTCCCTGCAGCCAGCAAGAGTGACCCGCTGGGGAGGGATGATCTCCACACCAGATGCTGTCCTCCAGGCTGTAATCAAGCGCTCCCTGGTGGAGAGTGGCTGTCCTGCCTCTATTGTCAACGAGCTGATAGAAAATGCCCATGAGCGAAGCTGGCCCCAGGGTCTGGCCACACTAGAGACAAGACAGATGAACCGGCGGTACTATGAGAACTATGTGGCCAAACGCATCCCTGGCAAGCAGGCTGTTGTCGTGATGGCCTGTGAGAACCAGCACATGGGCGATGACATGGTGCAGGAGCCGGGGCTCGTCATGATATTTGCCCATGGCGTTGAAGAGATTTAG